The window GCAAAAGCCCGAACTCAGCCGCTGTCATCTTCGCATAGGGCGTTACCATGACGACCTCGGCATCGGCCATCCGGCTCGAAAAGCTGGCCTGATCGGTTGCGACGACCAAGTCCATTCCGAATGTCTCGGCCAGCGCGCGTTCCCGGTTAAGATTGGGGAAGCGGTGAGGGGCGACCAGAATGATCCCGGGCTCGGTTGACGATGTCATTATTTTCTCCTCCGAATATTGCTCAGCAAGAAGGCGATCGAATGCGCTCGCGCATTCGACATGCTCGTCCTCCGTTGTTGGCGGGTTATTGTCGGTGCTCGGATCGCGACTAAGCAATAGTGTCGAGATCGATCAGTTCAATCTTGTAACCATCAGGATCCTCGACGAACGCAATGACTGCGGTGCCGTGCTTCATGGGACCGGCCGGACGTGGAATCCGGGCGCCGTTTGCTTCCAGCTCCTTGCAGATCTGATAGATATCCCGCACGCCGAGGGCAATGTGGCCGTAACCCTCGCCAAGTTCGTAGGGCCTATCCTGATCCCAATTATATGTGAGCTCCAAAACGGCATTGGACTCCTCCGGACCGTAGCCGATGAAAACGAGGGTGAATCTTCCCTCGGGGAAGTCCATTTTTCTCAAAACCTCCATTCCCAGCAAGCGCGTGTAAAAATCGATGGACCTATCCAAGTCCTTGACGCGCAGCATCGTGTGAAGAAGGCGAAATTTCGGCTCACTCATCAGTATCATCCCTCTGGCGTTCAGCCTCGTAGCCCGGCGCCGGATTGCTCCGGCGTGCTTGAATATAAAGACGGCACATTTCCGCGTTGCTTTCAGCGGCTCCCTTGACGCGTCGCAAGGTGCGTAAATGCGCGGGGTAGTCGGCAGCCTCGATGGGAGCGCCGTCGACAGTAATGAAGGCTGGTGCTTTGG is drawn from Rhizobium sp. N324 and contains these coding sequences:
- the gloA gene encoding lactoylglutathione lyase is translated as MSEPKFRLLHTMLRVKDLDRSIDFYTRLLGMEVLRKMDFPEGRFTLVFIGYGPEESNAVLELTYNWDQDRPYELGEGYGHIALGVRDIYQICKELEANGARIPRPAGPMKHGTAVIAFVEDPDGYKIELIDLDTIA